One genomic region from Methanomassiliicoccaceae archaeon encodes:
- a CDS encoding DMT family transporter: MINIIYCGCNVSSNSALHKGHSLGGGTLEEILDKKTAGGVFADADRSSIEEKLEIERKNRIKWGFVWALLCALTWGLGYVPLQMAWSVEPFVNFQFVEGMGGYVVSAIMISAGQAIIFGLVLMVIWAGATGKLRDVGRIVRNHRISRWLLVGSLFGGPVAIFGSTLAIGYIGAGFAASIGLLSAVVGALVGWLYNKEKMTRKTAIGILAILVGGVIILDPQAMIENIANPASPDGVWLGYLGGIMSAIGWGLEGNFSVRALDVTDSDASLPVRYITESSIWLIIIFPITLIAIGPGIFADIFIASFTSGAFVFWMVLGALTLGICYVCQYKSFPLLGVGRTLALGSLYVPVSLIGLFVFLGVAPTWTLAIGAVIAVAGMFIMYWESGDLKSSNRTRGGE, from the coding sequence ATCATCAACATTATATATTGCGGATGTAATGTTTCATCCAACAGTGCGCTCCACAAGGGACACTCGTTAGGGGGAGGTACTCTGGAAGAGATACTCGATAAAAAGACGGCCGGCGGCGTTTTCGCCGACGCGGATAGAAGTTCTATTGAAGAGAAACTTGAGATCGAAAGGAAAAACCGAATAAAATGGGGATTCGTATGGGCACTTCTATGTGCTCTGACATGGGGGTTGGGATACGTCCCGCTCCAGATGGCATGGTCTGTCGAACCGTTCGTCAACTTCCAATTCGTAGAGGGGATGGGCGGATATGTCGTCAGTGCAATCATGATCTCCGCTGGACAGGCGATAATCTTCGGTCTCGTACTGATGGTCATATGGGCAGGCGCGACAGGCAAGCTCAGAGACGTGGGAAGGATAGTCCGCAACCACCGGATCAGCAGATGGCTGCTGGTCGGCTCTCTGTTCGGAGGCCCGGTCGCCATCTTCGGGTCCACGCTCGCGATCGGTTACATCGGTGCAGGATTCGCGGCGTCCATCGGATTGCTCTCCGCAGTCGTCGGAGCATTGGTCGGATGGCTCTATAACAAGGAAAAGATGACCAGGAAGACTGCGATCGGAATACTGGCCATACTCGTGGGCGGAGTCATAATCCTCGACCCTCAGGCTATGATAGAAAACATTGCGAACCCCGCATCTCCCGATGGAGTATGGCTCGGTTACCTGGGCGGTATAATGTCCGCTATTGGATGGGGACTCGAAGGGAACTTCTCGGTCCGTGCTTTGGATGTTACGGATTCCGATGCCTCGCTGCCTGTCAGATACATCACCGAGTCTTCGATCTGGCTGATTATAATATTCCCTATCACACTGATCGCAATAGGTCCTGGCATCTTCGCCGACATATTCATCGCATCCTTCACCAGCGGAGCCTTCGTTTTCTGGATGGTGCTCGGAGCTCTCACTCTAGGGATATGCTACGTGTGCCAGTACAAATCATTCCCTCTGCTGGGCGTAGGGCGCACCCTCGCCCTCGGATCGCTGTACGTCCCTGTCTCCCTGATAGGGTTGTTCGTATTCCTCGGTGTAGCCCCGACATGGACGCTCGCCATCGGAGCGGTGATCGCGGTCGCAGGGATGTTCATAATGTATTGGGAAAGCGGAGACCTGAAATCATCCAACCGCACCAGGGGAGGTGAATGA